GCAGAGTTTAATCTGTGGACTTTTGTCACAACAATCCAAGGATAGCCCTTCACATAGAAGGTAAGTCTGATAACAGAGAAGGCGTTTAAAACCCTAACAATTAGAAAAATTATTGGTAAGAATTTGGTAAACATAACTGAAGAAGGAACCTGTTTGAGACTGACGATGAAactttaacaaataaacagtaaacTCTTGGTTCCATTTTACTCCATTGTTTCAATAAGGTGGGGCAagtgaaaaacagattttaggtTCGTCTCTTGCCTAATCTAGGCTGTAAATGATCAATTTCTCTCATTCATAAATCATGATTAATTTCGTCGTACTCATGGTTAATAAGTAACCgagttgttttctttctttttgtcttgtaCTGTTAAATTCTGCCCttcacagaaatgaaaatgacCATCTTTTGCTTCTTAGGATTCCCTTTAGTTGTTTTAAGTTGAAGgtcaaattatgtttttatttttatggtacAATTTTGAACTTGTCAACATGTTCCACAGTCTACAAAAAACCTGTAGGGGTGAATCATGTGGCAGTACCTGGCAGTCGCGTTGCTGATTTCAGTTCAGATAAACAAAGGTACGTAACTAAAGCACAGCACACAGGAATGTAAATGTGTCATTAATTTTTGCTAACGTTACCGCAGATAGCAAATAGTCAcaatgtgtgagtgtgagtcACAGTGGTATGCTATTTGGATAATCAAAAATACCCAGTGACTTCTGACAGTAAGCTGATCACAAGAGAAGTGTACAGACAACCACAACCACAGAGCTGGAatgattttagaaaaatgcacACAGAAGCCAAACGGCCATCAGTATGGTTACGCAGACCTCTCAGTTGCTGTGTGATAAGACCGTCCGCAATAAATACTTAAATGCAATGTGACTGCTGTTGTGCAAGGCAGCATCTCCACATGTCACTGCACGTCATGAGTGAACAGGAGGGGAAGGAACACAAACTgtgcattttatattttcacaaaattaattattttttcttattaaaatcTCCTGTAACTTTGTGCTACATGTTAGTCATATAAATTACACATTTGGTTGTATTATTGTAATCCTGGTATATTTGTGCTGTGTAATATGTCTTTTGCTAAATGAACTATCTCCAGCTTTTGCACCATACATGGGTCAATCTCCTTCATACTAAtcattagaaagaaaaaaagaactaaaccaCTGGCTTTTCTGATGAAAATATTGGTGATTTGGGTTTTTTGGATGCACCCTCAGTTGCATGAAACAGCTTTGAAGGTTTCAGCAATGCACAAGTTAAATTGTAAATGACTTTGCTCTGAATCTGATTTTCTTTCCATCATCTGTAGCTCAGACGTGCGACTCGTTCAAATCCCTGACCATTCTGCACACAATTCACGGCACTAATGTAAAAGTTCGGCTGTTGCTCTACACCAGGATAGATGGCGACTGTGGTTCCCTCCTGTCCCACACAAACCTGTCGGCACATCCTCAGCTCAACCTCTCACGGCCCACTGCCTTTGTTATTCATGGATATCGGCCCAGTGGCTCTCGGCCAGCATGGCTGAACCAAATCATAGAACTGCTGCTGGCGAGGAGCAACATTAATCTTGTAGTAGTGGACTGGAACCACGGCGCTGGTACGGTGAATTACTTGGCAGCAGTGAAGAACACGCAGAAAGTTGCAGAAAACCTTACAGCTTTCATTAACGTAATGCAGGTATGAAAAATATCCATTACTTCTAAAattgatttgctgttttttataaGGACATGTCAGAAAAAGGATCATGGGTGATATAATCTGCTGTTGACATTCTCAGGACCACGGTGCCAATTTAAGCTCCATCCACTTGATCGGCGTCAGTCTTGGTGCTCATATATCAGGCTTTGTTGGTGCTAACTTTCATGGGCAGATTGGAAGAATTACAGGTAAGAGTCATGTTTGGGCATGAttccacaacactttaactttgTATCAGTAACCACATGCACCAGAAGTCAGAATCTTGTTTATCTGGCATTGCAGATCAAACATTTCACTTGCTGCATGAAATGAAATGGAGCAGATGCATgcttttcctgcatttttttacGTATTAaggtcccactccagtcatcttttgatctattgtaaaagctttaccagtggtcttttaattatggttatgccgtttttagccaaaatccaaaaacctgagtCTATTTCTAGGAAATATTTTCTGCAGGGCAGTAGGAGTTCAACAGAAATTGCAGCTAAGTTGTGGCCGTGACTGTGACGTTGATTAAGCCtccactgatatcccatcatccctttgtttacactctctcggatttggaaatgatttatttcaattatagcagaaataaaacaaaaacaagacaaacagaaATGTAGATATATTAAAGGATATGTCTTCTGTTAGCCAATGCCAGGTTTTTCCTAAAGTTTATCAATGTGATGCTTGCAGGGCTTGATGCTGCTGGACCCACGTTCACTGGTCTTTTACCAGAGGAGCGGCTGGACCCTACAGATGCACAATTTGTAGATGTGCTTCACACAGACATAGATTGTaaaattccttctttttttttgcttaaaacatATATGTTTAACcatatttttgttgctttaaagtttttgttattgtgtttttagccTTAGGCTTCAGAGAAACTTTAGGTCACATTGACTTTTATGCTAATGGAGGAGCAGATCAGCCTAACTGCCCCAAGACCATCTTCTCTGGTGAGGTGGATAGGCTTGAGTTACAAGTTACCACATAAAGAGCTGACGTTACTTCTGTTCCACCATTTCATAGTGATTATTTCCTTTTACAGGAGAATACTACTTCAAATGTGATCATCAAAGATCGGTGAATCTTTTCATGGACACTATAAATGGAACCTGTTCCAGCAGGGTCTACCCCTGCCTCTCCTATAAAGACTATCTGgatgggaaatgtttaaaatgtgacGGTTTTGGCAACATGGGGTGTCCTCTTTTTGGTAAGtggtttaaaaacaacataCTTTGTTAATttgcttatttttatttgtaaaaaaaaaaaaacataaaacaaacttttttaatgtgtgtaCCGGTAAAACAAAAGTTCTCTTTGATTgtgatgtactttttttttttaagttccaaACCCATAAGTATTTTAAAGTAATCAGTTGGattaatttgttattttgtgtcCAAATATCTCATTTTAACATTATATTTGcatgtttatttgtgttttaccCGATTCCAGGTTATGATTCCATAAAGTGGAAAGATTATTTACCACAACCTAATCATGCAAAATATTACTTCTCAACAAACGGAGGGTCACCATACTGCAGTAAGTTCTGAAAAAGAGCTTCATTTCAATTTACCTGAAAtctgttttcattcaaagtaaCTCAAGGTGATCATCTCAATCCTGATTTTGGCTGTGCTGTCATCTAGTGgtgacttgttttctttttttttgtagcataAAAAGAATATCTTTATGTTAATCTGACAAAGAAATAAAGTTAAACTATTGTTTCCTATCAGTTGGACACAAGGAGAGCTTTTGCCAGACAAAATAGTCATAACTTCACATTAATTCTTTAAAAGTAGAGTTT
The DNA window shown above is from Oryzias latipes chromosome 14, ASM223467v1 and carries:
- the LOC101161914 gene encoding lipase member H is translated as MWQYLAVALLISVQINKAQTCDSFKSLTILHTIHGTNVKVRLLLYTRIDGDCGSLLSHTNLSAHPQLNLSRPTAFVIHGYRPSGSRPAWLNQIIELLLARSNINLVVVDWNHGAGTVNYLAAVKNTQKVAENLTAFINVMQDHGANLSSIHLIGVSLGAHISGFVGANFHGQIGRITGLDAAGPTFTGLLPEERLDPTDAQFVDVLHTDIDSLGFRETLGHIDFYANGGADQPNCPKTIFSGEYYFKCDHQRSVNLFMDTINGTCSSRVYPCLSYKDYLDGKCLKCDGFGNMGCPLFGYDSIKWKDYLPQPNHAKYYFSTNGGSPYCKTNFKVDVIVWNTETQMGYITVKLYGDSEEAVAIIKHKTLEFKKYKETTLLAGFDRDISSLKKVSVKFHTGKSLQPKHKLRILRLRLTPLDRTEKPLCRYDILLDEDKEVSFMPVQCGDATF